In the genome of Cryptomeria japonica chromosome 8, Sugi_1.0, whole genome shotgun sequence, one region contains:
- the LOC131030236 gene encoding putative pectinesterase 11 — MIVESRRRKMNASLMTIFLLVALQTLFFFQPSYCLSDSHVDNQSKNVQKYVAEDIDELHYNSVLIVSQKKHEGYFNKIQDAINAIPNNNIDLVLIRVMPGIYREQVIIPVDKPYIILSGYNANNTVITWNDNAEASGTYSCATLTIFASDFVARYITIENSYEEPNGNPIAAVAIRVSGDRSAFYNCRFLGYQDTVLDDSGRHYFKNCFIQGGVDFICGNGQSLYEKCHLHTIPRQNGAIAAQRRNASGEATGFVFLNCKVTGGGLMYLGRAWGYYSRVIFAFTYMDDIIFPEGWNDWNDPTRQKLVIFGQYKCFGPGSNIEKRVSWAYNELSDDEAAPFITISFVNGERWIHRTPIPPALKKEKNHF; from the exons aTGATAGTAGAAAGCAGAAGGAGAAAAATGAATGCTAGCCTAATGACTATCTTTCTACTTGTAGCATTGCAAACGTTGTTCTTTTTTCAACCTTCCTATTGCCTTTCAGATTCGCATGTAGATAACCAGTCAAAGAATGTACAAAAGTATGTGGCTGAAGATATTGATGAGCTACATTATAACTCTGTTTTAATTGTTTCCCAAAAGAAACATGAAGGGTATTTCAACAAGATACAAGATGCAATCAATGCCATCCCCAATAACAACATAGATCTTGTGCTCATTCGTGTCATGCCGGGCATCTACag GGAACAAGTGATCATTCCTGTGGACAAGCCTTACATAATACTCAGTGGCTATAATGCCAACAACACTGTCATAACTTGGAATGACAATGCTGAAGCATCAGGCACATATTCGTGTGCAACTCTGACAATTTTTGCTTCAGATTTTGTTGCGAGATATATTACAATTGAG AATTCATATGAGGAGCCAAACGGTAATCCTATTGCAGCTGTTGCTATTAGAGTTTCAGGGGACAGATCAGCATTTTATAATTGCAGGTTTTTAGGTTATCAAGACACTGTGCTCGATGATAGTGGAAGACATTACTTCAAAAATTGTTTCATTCAAGGTGGTGTAGATTTTATATGCGGCAATGGGCAATCTCTTTATGAG aaatgtcatctacatacaattCCTCGCCAAAATGGAGCCATTGCTGCACAGAGAAGGAATGCCAGTGGAGAAGCAACAGGGTTTGTTTTCTTAAACTGTAAGGTCACAGGAGGTGGATTAATGTATTTGGGTAGAGCATGGGGATATTACTCCAGAGTTATATTTGCCTTCACCTACATGGATGATATTATATTCCCTGAAGGATGGAATGATTGGAATGATCCTACGAGACAAAA GCTTGTGATATTTGGACAATATAAATGTTTTGGACCAGGCTCAAACATTGAAAAGAGAGTTTCATGGGCATATAATGAGCTGAGTGATGATGAAGCTGCACCTTTTATCACAATTAGTTTTGTTAATGGGGAGCGGTGGATCCACAGAACACCAATACCTCCTgccttaaaaaaagaaaaaaaccattTTTGA